ccgtcatcgaaactttaagcgtgcggaccctacgggttcgagaactatgtagacatgaccgggacacgtctccggtcaataaccaatagcggaacctggatgcttatattggctcccacatattctacgaagatctttatcggacagaccgcataacaacatacgttgttccctttgtcatcggtatgttacttgcccgagattcgatcgccggtatctcaatagctagttcaatctcgttaccggtaagtctcattactcattccgtaatacatcatcccgcaactaactcattagttgcaatgcttgcaaggcttaagtgatgtgcattaccgagtgggcccagagatacctctccgacaatcggagtgacaaatcctaatctcgaaatacgccaacccaacaagtaccttcggagacacctgtagagcacctttataatcacccagttacgttgtgacgtttggtagcacacaaagtgttcctccggtaaacgggagttgcataatctcatagtcataggaacatgtataagtcatgatgaaagcaatagcagaatactaaacgatcgtgtgctaagctaacggaatgggtcaagtcaattacatcattctcctaatgatgtgatcccgttaatcaaatgacaactcatgtctatggctaggaaacataaccatctttgatcaacgagctagtcaagtagaggcatactagtgacactctatttgtctatgtattcacacaagtattatgttcccggttaatacaattctagcatgaataataaacatttatcatgatataaggaaataaataataactttattattgcctctagggcatatttccttcagccctcacatagtaaaaggtctccaggattagatttgctaccctcacatagtaaaaggtgtccaggattagatttgctgccctcacatagtaaaaggtctccaggattagatttgctgcctacacagagcatgaacaaactcggcagcaccactttatgcctctttgtaggtacattgtgctgatgcgtccactgtcgcatgtccttataccaaccttttgttgttgttaatgtaagggcacatgtaaaatgaagcgatcacactgttaccttaaggacatgtctaaccagtgttattgttaatctaatgcctccagtgatatgatgcaattaaactgtgttacaaatggtactcctgctgttttccccagtatgataagtaagttgctttttatgctgctgagtgacctggtgtccccacggtcccatgcccttaaaccaactctttagctgttgttgatttactatatctggtaaacaagcaatgccaccattaaagtaatccatatttgacgaatgtcatagttgatcgtaatgcttccggtaacatgaagcattgctgacattttaaaatttctactgtccttgcgtgattgccatgaacataattaagatgcttcttttcatttcatgtatgtttcgtatattcttattgaccagcaactgttcactttctatctttttgtgcagataagGATATCCAtctcaccttgttgctattgtgaccttttggtgaactgcacaaaacactttttttggaatgagtgtcttgtgcagttcaactaaaatgtcacgtgggcaacatctctcaattttggtggatctgcacaaaatggtgattggactttccaaaatctccatcaaattctgctggtaatctcgggcaacattttattagcttttgcaagatgagccgtcactgtcaccacaatggcactttattttagtggaactgcacaaaaggataagcaaattatagttgcaccttacatgagcaggacagccaaccttaatgttgctgaattttagtgcaactgctaaagaagaacctgccagctcacgagagcaaagTACTTCTTCTTAGTTGAGTGATGCAATCgatgcttcatttcaggtgaactgcagaaaaaggcgcatgaattgaatcatggaactccaggctggactcatccgagtggagttgcaggttcactacatcgagtcgtggcggcatagggcccctcacaccggtcagtactgtcctttatcaacatgattgtgctttgtcatactatgctaatgttctattttttaaataaagatattctatcgcaatcttttcttgttttggaaataaagtttgcttcaattagtgccactattatagtaatcatgctctttcttatctgtgcaaacaggaatactcaattacagatgttgtgatggtcaagagcattcgccaagttcttgggttgtatgacacggctagccaagatggatttaatcccgatattcagtttatcaaaaggctctaatgggtttgttctgaatcttgcaagctgggaatcaatgagatgtgtaggcatctttattGTACTTATTGTTTGAATCTTATTTTTTGGTTCTGAATCTTACAAGCTggaaatcaatgagatgtgtaggcatctttgatgTACTTATTATTTTAATCTTATTTGTTGggtctgaatcttgcaagctgggaaacatggcatgatgatgcagaggaaagcaaccataacaaacagttcaaacttggtagtattatctgtgtgaaagtgcgacaaatgtgctgatcgtgtgcgtcctgagaataataattctaattgttgtgcatgttgatcctgtggcactgatagaacgagccaatgcattgcttgttttaagaataaatttctattaaaactaattaaatttaagtaaagtgaccactaacacttgttattacagtaccaatacagacccactcgtgaaccgacgtgtggccggaataggtttcttaatggaggcgtttgaatgcaccAAGGGTGAATGTTCTGCCGGGtgtgcagcgggcgagggaggggtagtaactgttgtcgcctgtacacactcagtttactgctgaatccagttccccaagagctgaaaaacgaactgttgccgccgcctatccactcgttcacttgaagagactccaatggtgatccgaggggtgagcctgctggatatggacttcagtaAGGAGTTCGcctttgagttcgccgttaagTCCCAtagctgcaccaagttgaatgtgatgtacaccaacgatccggactcagtgaagctctggctcaccgagttcaagcagtacctacaggacgagaaagcacaaggtcgcaggactagaccttgtgcccatccattcgtctcctcacagggaccagcggatcgcggtcgcccaggtatgcgtgcgggacgaggttctcgtctaccactgctgtagggccatcacaggttctggagcattcacccgtttcatcggcagcaccgactgcaccttcgctaaggTGGAGAGAAGAAAggacgcgacgattcggccatctggtgcaacaagcttgtcgacatccagaagcgatacaagatcatcagcaacgggcaggagaaggactctgtggttgatctcgccgagaccatcatcgacccctgctacgccaacatgaaagaggACAATGATACCAAGgccctgaacacgtgggaggtacctctgaatctaacctacatggccaaggacgcatacacatgctacaacatgtacaggcggatcttggacatgagggagcgtctgcttcccgtaaccgacgagtacacggacaaccgcagcgtcatgatcaagcgtgccaagaaggtctagatgttgtactttatctgtttataagcatctttatcatctgagtgtttcatgcattagctaTATGTCGTAATTatttgttttgtccgaaatattttttctaagaacccattaacctgttttttagtggctatttgcttatgtatgtaactagttcactcgtccgtttaaaaaaactagttcactcgactgtcgtgctttgaatctccttcctcccaacatattccccttctcaggtggacccagcagatctcgtacacagacatatgggaccaaccacctatccatttgtatttctttattttgttcaatctttcgtcctcttcctatacagcggctgccatcatagcctatggcgttggccaggccatccctctactcccacacattgtccggtgGCGGCAGCTCCAccagcccaccctgcacccgaacaagtcaaccctcgtactaccctccgcatgcgtcttcccccgctccggttcatTCGGTTCGAGGTCTCGACATCGTCcttcgccttggtgctctcgccgtggcgccgccgtctgtcgttcccaacatggtcagcaaaacaagaggaatctggagacaactgttcgtcgagaggctgacagtcccgggcccaccaggtccatggcctaggttttgttgtttaacatgggcagcccacgacatgtttcaacgtttttttggatccagcaggtatcaagcggcctctgggcctcccaacctagcttgtctataacatcacaAGCCCAAGTTatttttgttttttcaagacgacgcatagctcagttctatttttttataagaatgcaaaactgaacctatgttttcccttctataatagtgtgtgtatatatatatattgggctggactattctgttactagtatAATATTCTGATACCCCGCGCTCTATAGAGAATAGATCGGCCCGAATCTGCTAAACTACAAAAAAGAGAACCCAATCCTTCCCGGCccaaagaaaaacgaaaaaaaaacaccCACCCCACTGCCCCGTCTCCAGACCCCGATCCTCCTTCCCCaccacccaccgccgccgccgcccggctccctcccccgtcgcgccgccgccgccgcccggctccaaCCCTCATCGCGCCGCCGGCGCCCGTATCCCTCCCCCCAACGCGCCGCCTCCGCCCGTCTCCCTCCGCCAGCGCGCGGCTGCCGTCCGTCTCCCATTTCCTAGCGCTCAGCACGGTCGGGTCGCGACCTCCGCCTCCAGCGCCGACCCGCTCCTCCCCGTGCGCCAGCCACCTTCCCCTCCTTTGCCACGGCCGCCTTCCTCCCCCGCCGCCACGCCCCCAGCCACCTCCTTCCCTCTCCACCacgcgccggcgacgagcccgtcccCCAGCGTCCCCAACCTCCTATCCCCGCTGCAGTACGAGCTGCATCAGCAGGGAAGGCCGCTGCTTCAGCAGTAGCAGCGCACCGCTGCGACGCTACAAGGGGAGGCAGAGGTGGGGTGAGGCACTACGACGGTCGCATTCCGGGGAAGGCTGTCAAAGCTTAAGAAAGGTGAGGTGGTGCTCGATCGATTTTTT
This region of Triticum aestivum cultivar Chinese Spring chromosome 2D, IWGSC CS RefSeq v2.1, whole genome shotgun sequence genomic DNA includes:
- the LOC123055801 gene encoding proline-rich receptor-like protein kinase PERK2, whose amino-acid sequence is MKEDNDTKALNTWERIDRPESAKLQKREPNPSRPKEKRKKNTHPTAPSPDPDPPSPPPTAAAARLPPPSRRRRRPAPTLIAPPAPVSLPPTRRLRPSPSASARLPSVSHFLALSTVGSRPPPPAPTRSSPCASHLPLLCHGRLPPPPPRPQPPPSLSTTRRRRARPPASPTSYPRCSTSCISREGRCFSSSSAPLRRYKGRQRWGEALRRSHSGEGCQSLRKQKNSEPRRGVAGSRTSSSIVQLHAPPLVAQGAACRPPPSSAPGSGSTFSLPSRKKK